The DNA window ACCCACTGTGAGGTTTCCTGACAGAAAATCAATataatagttattattatattaactaaattattataattattatcagggttattttttaacattttagtcaaatattttaaaacgtTTTTATTCCAACATGTCAGCTGTTTTCTCATCAGTGAATCCATAAATGTAAAGTGTTCAGATCTGAACCCTCTTAAAACATCAATAATCCACCTCTTACCTCAGGATTCAAACTATATATTGtaattatataaacatataagtGTAAATATAGAATAGTAACTCCTGCATATCTGTTGGTTtctctgttattttgttttctagTGTGATGTGATGAATTTTCATCTCCTTCGTTCACTTTTAGTTTCCctctgaaacaaactgtgtcacgtgtgtgtgtcaaaccATCTCACTTCCCGTACGTCCAACCTCTGCAGACTCAAACTCAGACGACGTGTCAGAACTCAGTGAATATTTATTAACACAAAGGAGGAACCAGAAAATGAAGCAACACTCACAACTACCAAgtgaaaaagcttttttaaacAATCGAACCCTCGTGCCACACCTCGTTTAACAAGTTTAACGTTCGTACAAAGGCTTTAGAAAAAGTGAGATtctaaaaaatacagtttgaagaAGTTAGAGTCAAATATTGACCAATTGTTTGTCCTTTACAATATAAAATGTGATACAtctataaaaaagttttaaaaaacagaagacgAACAGATCACTTGTATGAGTCACACAGTGAAGGCAGCTCCTCACAGCTGATTGGTTCTTCTGAGCGAGAACGGCTGCGACTGAGTTAAGGCACCGTGAGCGCTCGCTGCTGATTGGTGAGCGGAGGTAGGAGGTGGGACGAGGAAAGGCTGCTGGTGCAGGGGGGCAAGAAGGGGTGAACTCCTGGAAGCAGCCATCAggggtgagggggtgggggtgtcgGAGGAGGCGGAGGACGGCGTGGAGGGTCCAGAAGTGGCAGCGTTTCGGCTCAGAGGAAGGGCGGACCTGTGGGGCTTGGTGGTGAGGGACAGCGGCTGCAGCTGCTCGGCGTACGGCGACATGTGTCCGCTGTAGGAGGAGTGCGTGTGCTCGGTGTGCGTCGGGGCAGGAGCGGCGGGGGAGGCCAGCGCCGTGGTGGGTGTGGCCGGGGAGTCCAGCGAGGAGGCGGGGCTGGCCTGcgagaggtgtgtgtgcgtcaggtgAGAGATGGTGTGAgggcgggtgtgtgtgtgcgcagtctgtgggggagggtgggggagcAGAGCGTGTGGCGTCTCCTCGCGAGGTCTCTTCAGCTGCGGAGAGAAATCTTCGTCCGCTGCCGGAGCTGAGAAACAATCACATGTCATCAGGTCGTTTCTCATCAGCGAGAAACACGAGACAGAAAGAATTCATCAAATCACACAGGGAGAAAAATCTCATCGTATTTCacgacaagaagaagaagaggaggaagaggaggaagaagaagaagaagaggaggaagaagaagaattagaaGAAttagaagaagaggaagaagaggaggaagaagaagaagaagaagaggaagaacctGACTTTTACTGTGGAAGATTTGAGACACTGACACTGAGCTGATCATCTTCTTACCTTCGAACTGAGTCTCGCTCttcgtcctcttcctcttcttctttttaccctgaacacaaacacacacactgaactttacACCCGGGATCAGCCGATGAGAACAGTGACTGTGGTGCGTCCGCTCCGTCGCTTGTACTCACGTAGTTGTCTCTGGCCGACCAGCCGGGGTACAGCTTCGAGTGGAGGAGTCGCTCTTGGCGAGCCAGTTCATAAAACTTACTCTGCTCCTCTTTTGACAGCGAGTGCCactgtggagagaagaggacGAGATGTcagcgcacacagacacacacacacaccacgcacacacacagacacacacagacagacatagacacacacacacactgaccctcTGTCCCAGTATCTGGTTGATGGTGGCGCTCTCTTTCACGTTGCACTGAGCGACCACCTTGGGTCTCTCCTCCCTCATGTACAACATGAAGGCGTTCAGGGGTTTTTTGATGTGAGGCTTCTTCTCGTCTTCTTTCTCCTGCGGAGCTTCAGGCATCGACTTCCTGCTGGAACAGAAAACCATTTCATTCACATCGGCTGCGTCGGGAGGTTCTGCACACCATGTAGCAGTTAGTGGGAGAACCATGGTTCTAGTTGTTCTATGAGTAGTTTTATAGActtatagattttatttttggatgTTTCAATAGTCACAGGGAAAGTTCTACATGAGGTGGAGAACCATGCAGAGATACTTCAGAAGGTTCTGAGTCTGAGGGTGGATTGGACCTTGAAGACGGctcagggcttttttttttatcatgttcgTGGGAGATTTTACagtaacacatttattttccttgaATTCTCCATCTGTGCACTAAAcatacaacaacacaacaacacaaaggaCGTGTCGTTACCTGGAGTGGCTGCTGCACCCAGGCTCCTGCTCCCCCCCTGTGGGGACGATGGCAGGGTGGGGGATGGACGTCTGGGGGGTCGGCACCAAACGTGGAGAGAAACCACTCGACACCAGACTGTCgacaaaacacacacgtttCATTTAATACAAGATCACAGTTACACATTCTATCTGTGGAGCACATTATCACTTATTATacaatgaacaaaatgtgtcGGTCCATTCAatgactgcagacacacaacaaacccGATCAACacgaggacacacactcacctggacAGAGCAGCAGGTGTGAACCCTCCTCCCATGGGATACATGGACTGTCGCTGCCTgaagacacaacaacacacagaggaggttttcagactgtcagtgtgtgtgtgtgtgtgtgtgtgtgtgtgtgttttacttacAGCCAATCAAACAGGTGAGGGATCGGAGTCATGCCTCCAGGAGAGACAGGGTAACAGGCAGAGTGAGACGACCTCGACACACCTGAGATTAACACACAGACGAGTTACACTACGTCTTTGTTGTTTCAATaacacaaacgtgtgtgtgcaggtttgaAGTGTGACAGGTGACACTCACCTGCGTCAGGAGAGAAGCCCGGCGACGCCCTCTGAGGGGAGAAGGCCTCTGGACTGTAGGACAGCAGCGGGTGGAGGTGGGTCATGTGGGGGTGCTGCACTACAGGTACACTGTTagactggagggagggagggagggggaggggggggggagagagagagagagagagagagagagagagagagagagagacgcaagCTGATTACTAAAACTGCAGCACTGTCCTCTGTCCACCAGGTGTCACATCTGTCTCTCAAATATAAAGTTGTTTGTGATGAAGACAAGTTTCTGTCGACTCGTTCaatagtttttacttttatcagTTTCTGCAGAAGTCAAACCATCACATTCAGAGTGACAGAAAACCAGAAGGAACCGAAAGTACAATTATTCAATCAGGTTGTGAAAGATTTGAACAAATCATCATTATGAGGCGGACGGACAGGATCCACATGAGaagtaataaaaatgtaataagagGATTAATGAACGTGTgagggacagaaacacaaactgatattattgatttattgaccTCATCACAACATTCTGCAGCGGATGTGAATCCTCATGTATGAATTAATTCACTTCTCCTTATGATAAATGTGGTTTTTAACACTGAgctctaaataaaaataatcagactATTCACACTTCAGGTTTGCCCTAATTCCAGAGTCACATGACTGAGACGCTGCTGTTCTCAGAATCGTCTTGAGCCACACGTCGTTTTACTTCTTTTTGAAGTGGGAAACTTTGAAACGTCCTAAAATTCATTTCTTACATAAATGATGTAAATTCAGAAAACGAAGTCAGCTCACAGGACGTATAGCGGAGTTACTGCTCATGATGATTAACTGCTTCTTTTCAAGGAAGTTAAAATATTCCAGGAAGCTGTTTGATGGGAAGTTGTAGCGCCGCTGATAACATTCAGAACtgttcatttcttcatttcaggCGTTTATCTCTCAGAACACTGGTATTTTTTCTACTAAGTTAAACAACGGCTGCTAAATTATCTGTATCCAAACATGGAGACTGGAAGGAACTGGAGCTCGCACAGCAAACACAAGTTTCAACAAAGAGCCGAGTGAGTAACCAGGTTATAGTTGGTTTTATAACCCGATGTCATGTAAACTAGAAACACAGCGGAGGAACAggaggttacacacacacacacacacacacagacgtttgTTGTTTGACTTCCCAATATATCTGAATAAACCAGGTACATCTCACAAACTAGACccgtgaagaagaagaagaagaagaagaaaaccccACAGTGGTTGTGTTTGAGAAGTCGTCCTGTTTGTTAACGACATGTGACTGgatcactgcagcagaggaggcgaTGAGAGTGAAAATCCCCTTATTTTATGATGAGCTCCTTGGGACAACGTCACATGAAACAACCATCTTATTTCTCGTGTCCATGTAAACGTGCCGACTGTTAGAATCCCTGACCTCAGTCATGCTGCCGTGACTGAGGTCAGTTGTTTGCAGTGTTTGAGACAAACAAGCTGCAGATTCTTCACAGTGAGTAAACGATAGAAAACACTGAACTCCACCACTTGTGATTTCCAAGATTTTGATCCTGAACAATAAAAGCTTGTGTCACAGTCTCTTCTCTGAGGCGGCACTGTGGTCCAACATGTGGCGCAGAGACACACCACTGACAACAGCTAATTCACCGTGATGAATGGAGCACAACGGGATTTATCTTATTACACTGATTTTCAGTTTGcagctcatgtgtgtgtgtgtgtgtgtgtgtgtgtgtgtgtgtgtgtgtgtgtgtgtgtgtctaaccaGTTCTTACCAGTTGTGTAGGAGTAGCAGAGTCTCTGATTGTTGCTCTTCCAGGGACGTCCAGCAGAGGCCACTGAAATGGCAGGTACtgtggagagaggggggagatcAACAGGTCAAACTActacacacaaaatataaaatcatgtTTGATAAAGTTTCAGTTCAAGTATCTGAGTCCTGCTTCAAACCGTCAGACGACCAGGAAACGTTTGTGTGCAGGATGTTGTGGTTCCACTCGGGCAACGCTTCACTACCTCTGACACCAGGTGAGATAACAAAGTTCAACAACTACATGTTGACATTCTTCTttctagtttggtccatgtcccatctgctaacatggaggaggaggttaatGACCAATactccagccagccaccagggggcgatcaagattaTTTGGCTGCActttgtcatgtcgtccatcgtTGGACTGAGACCTAAGTAAACGTCCTGTTCCTTCTTGTTcgtggtcatgtgatgtgtgttttcaggcgtCAGTACAGACGGAGGCCGTTTCAGTCAGAACACCACGGAACCAGGCAGCCATCATTTTGAATTTCAGTTGTTCTGCAGCTCGTCCTCATCTGCTGCACGCACCAAACCTCCCCCACCAGCATTTGGACATACAAGTGGAGggctgtcccccccccccccccccatccagaGGCCTGAGGAAGCTCTGGCTCAGAGCACTAACTGGATCCAGCTGTTAGAAATACCAAGAAAAtcaatgtgcacacacacaatcagtctATTACAGAGGGAGGCATAAAATCACTGTGCGCCTAGAAGGAGAAGTTATTAGGCTTCCTGCTGTTtatgaaacccccccccccccccacacacacacagagagagagagaatcttcATCTTTGTGTAGTTTAATctagttgtgtgttgtttgaattGTATGATATTGTCGTTTGTGATTTAGAAACAGATCTTTTAGCTGTAGAGCTGAGGAGATGGATGTTCAACCGTCAGTGAGAGGAAAGATGGAAATTCAGATGTAACGTGTTCACATGTTAAAAGATTgagatttaatttgtgtttctcTCGTACAAAGTTTTGTTTGTTCGTCATCATAAATACGTTCTGTCATAAGACTCTgctcacagaaaaacatgaatgaggtggagtcgtgtgtgtgtgtgtgtgtgtgtgtgtgtgtgtagtttatcGCAGGCCATCCTCCTGGTATTTTAAGAGTTTGGAGACAATGTGGAGTAAACAGAGGAATTCTGGGATTGTCCAGTCGGCTGAAAGGGACCAAGTCTAAGTAAACAggcactgcaacacacacacacacgcccacacacacacacggtcagaTTTGCCTACACAAACCGGTTTAAACAAAGTGAAGAGAAAGCGTAGTtatctctcctctgtctttgctGCCGTTCAATGCTGCTCAGGTGTGACGCAGGTATGAAGGCTGGTGAAGGTCAGAGAATCTCTTGCAGATCAGACGTGTTGGTCTGAGGATCTCTGGCTACATCCACTCTTCTGTAAACGTATGCCGCCCTCTGCCTCCTGCCTCGGGTGCATGAGTACAGTAAACAGCCTGTATTATGGGTCAGGTAGCATTTACCTTGACTTAGCTTCAgactcatctcctcctctctccctcataaacacacaaaaccccAGAGTGAGGAGGCTGAAGAGCAAACGCCTttgctgtgcgtgtgtgtgtgtgtgtgtgtgtgtgtgtgtgtgtgtgtgtgtgtgtgtgtgtgtggtgggcggggggggggagCCACAGGCAGAGTGTTAGGTATAACGAGATGTAACGACCCCCCTGGTGAGTCATGCATTAGGACCATTCAGACGCTGCTAATGACAACAATGACCTGCTAAcacaggggggagggggggtattACAAAGCTGAGgaatgcaggtgtgtgtgtgtgtttgggggggggggggttggttgTGTGTTTAGCCGACATGTGCGTCTGCGTTAAATCTGCAGGGGAAAGATTTTCAAAACAATTAGAGGATCTGAAGGCTGCAGAGTAGAAAGATAACCAACGACCATAAGATCATAGTTGATAAACACTGTCCTAGTATTAAACCTCTTCAGAATATTAGAAACTACAAAccaattgtgtttttctgagcagaataaattatttatccaagtgtacggctcctcttcttcatcctgaaaGATTTGTGTtgttccagtttcacgtccgtcacgtgttagaaacctcgtcaacacgtccactcgctcactgagaaggttccagaggttttcctgctgttttctctcatgaactcactctgacattttacagatgttttactagaggctgcaggagaagatccaggaAATgcccagagacactgactcagacattagTTCTCACATAGAGAAcctgcagaacatgtgaggaacatgtgaggaacacgtcaggaacacctCAGAACTTTGGTTAGTGTATGAGAGCATCTTAACAAACATGTGACAGTGCTCGACTCCTGCGACCTCAGCTCCGCCTCCACATCATCAAGTGTCCTCTTCAATAACATACATCTAAAATAGTCTTAAACTCCTTCCTCTGCCAACAAGGCAACTTTCAGATTAGTGGCCATGAGTGTTACTGTATTAAACCATCACCCTAAATCCGTCTAATCTGAGCTGAGCCTCCATAAAGCTGCAGGGTCTGGGAAATTGAGCAACACGCTGTCGATTCCCGCTGTGCAACTGCCAGCTACAGCAGCTAatctgcagcacagcagcagccgTGATGTGAGCTCATTCCTGACAGACTGTGTCCAGGCCTGTCTAACCCTgtaccatcagcagccaccttatcataacaacacacacacacaaatcaaatgcCAAGGCACAAAAGACACCTTTCAAGACAATGGTGAGTCAGAGGTATCCAGGTCTCAATCTGAAAAACATGTTCACAATGTGAAGCAGTTGGAGCCTGTTGTCGTCGGTTACGCCTGTGAACGGATTAATCTGGGTGACGTCAAAGACAAACACGAGGTTCCTGAGCTGCAGCTaaactttcatttttctcattaaCAAGTTTATTTTCATCCACTTGAAGCATCTAAGGTCACTCACTGTTGTATCTGTACAGTCTGCAACACCTCTTTAGTTATCAGCTATTCTGTTGTTCTCTAAATTTTCCACAAGCCCAATGTGAGGTCACGAAGACTAATCTgcgaattgaattgaatagaatGGTTTTCAAACAACAAGGTGGTATCTTCAAAATGTCCAACCAGCAGCTGAAAACCTCCAAAATATTCAGTTCACTGAGATTCAgaagagagaagcagcaaaTCCTCTCAGAGAAAGAGAATCATTGAAACTGTGCtgttaaaaaaaggatttaaatgTCTATTTAAATAGCTCATTTAATCCTCGTGTCCTTTTCTAAACTATCTGTTCTTGGTGGATGAGTGGACTCCATTTGGATCAAATGACCTCTCCACCGGGTGGTGCAGGTAACATCCAGGCGGATGTAACCACGAGGCAAACAAACCTGAGAGCAGCCCCGTGATTTGTCCCTGTGTTGCTTGTGAGTGCGTTTGCAGCTTCTTACCGTCCGGGCACTTGTCGGGAGGCCTCCGTTGGAGAGGTAGGGACTGCAGAGGTTCCCGAGGTCTGGGATCATGAAGAAGGGATATCCAACATAGGGCGAGGGCTGGAAGAGACCTCCATCCTGCTGCCTCCTCAGCGCTGAAACAGGCCCAACGTCAAAGATTGTGAGAGTCTCTACAACAGGTTATTACACAGTGATCCGCTCGTAACTCAATCTCAATCCCTTTtcgatcccctgctgtgttcacacatcatATTCTagatttctacagactttataccAGGAggtcaggaggagaaagtgtATCTGTGGAGGGGAGTGTGTGGagcggacatttgcgttcacacatgcacctcctccagagaaaatacagaggaactgcGGAGTCCAGTGCAAGTGACACTTTCTCAGACTGAGACGCTACTTtaagagaagaggaggcagacatGATGAGTTTCAATGAATCAAAGTATTAAGAGTGTTTACcatcttcaaacagctgattatGTCTGAGCCTGTTCTCCAGGTCGTGACGAGGCCGGGGGCGTCTGTctgcctgtaaacacacacacacgtaaacaaaGCATCGTGAGACACAAACCAACCTCTGTTGTCTCACCAACCACAAGATGATGGAGGTAAAAACAAAGTTGAACATCCTCTGTGGCTGCCTGTGTGCTTCAGAATTGATTTCAAAGT is part of the Paralichthys olivaceus isolate ysfri-2021 chromosome 18, ASM2471397v2, whole genome shotgun sequence genome and encodes:
- the LOC109642773 gene encoding transcription factor 7-like 1-B isoform X2 — protein: MPQLTGGDDLGASDELIPFKDEGEQEEKRNVSAGRDLDDVKSSLVNESETNSSSDSEADRRPRPRHDLENRLRHNQLFEDALRRQQDGGLFQPSPYVGYPFFMIPDLGNLCSPYLSNGGLPTSARTYLPFQWPLLDVPGRATIRDSATPTQLSNSVPVVQHPHMTHLHPLLSYSPEAFSPQRASPGFSPDAGVSRSSHSACYPVSPGGMTPIPHLFDWLQRQSMYPMGGGFTPAALSSLVSSGFSPRLVPTPQTSIPHPAIVPTGGEQEPGCSSHSRKSMPEAPQEKEDEKKPHIKKPLNAFMLYMREERPKVVAQCNVKESATINQILGQRWHSLSKEEQSKFYELARQERLLHSKLYPGWSARDNYGKKKKRKRTKSETQFEAPAADEDFSPQLKRPREETPHALLPHPPPQTAHTHTRPHTISHLTHTHLSQASPASSLDSPATPTTALASPAAPAPTHTEHTHSSYSGHMSPYAEQLQPLSLTTKPHRSALPLSRNAATSGPSTPSSASSDTPTPSPLMAASRSSPLLAPLHQQPFLVPPPTSAHQSAASAHGALTQSQPFSLRRTNQL
- the LOC109642773 gene encoding transcription factor 7-like 1-B isoform X1, producing MPQLTGGDDLGASDELIPFKDEGEQEEKRNVSAGRDLDDVKSSLVNESETNSSSDSEADRRPRPRHDLENRLRHNQLFEDALRRQQDGGLFQPSPYVGYPFFMIPDLGNLCSPYLSNGGLPTSARTYLPFQWPLLDVPGRATIRDSATPTQLSNSVPVVQHPHMTHLHPLLSYSPEAFSPQRASPGFSPDAGVSRSSHSACYPVSPGGMTPIPHLFDWLQRQSMYPMGGGFTPAALSSLVSSGFSPRLVPTPQTSIPHPAIVPTGGEQEPGCSSHSSRKSMPEAPQEKEDEKKPHIKKPLNAFMLYMREERPKVVAQCNVKESATINQILGQRWHSLSKEEQSKFYELARQERLLHSKLYPGWSARDNYGKKKKRKRTKSETQFEAPAADEDFSPQLKRPREETPHALLPHPPPQTAHTHTRPHTISHLTHTHLSQASPASSLDSPATPTTALASPAAPAPTHTEHTHSSYSGHMSPYAEQLQPLSLTTKPHRSALPLSRNAATSGPSTPSSASSDTPTPSPLMAASRSSPLLAPLHQQPFLVPPPTSAHQSAASAHGALTQSQPFSLRRTNQL